One stretch of Myxococcales bacterium DNA includes these proteins:
- a CDS encoding type I restriction-modification system subunit M N-terminal domain-containing protein, with translation MATRDTGNKKRGRPPRPAASEPAPAAKKASAKNGSTSDAVVGFEEKLWQMADKLRNNMDAAEYKHVVLGLLFLKYISDAFEEKRAALTADKKSGADPEDPDEYRADNIYWVPKEARWTHLQGNAKQATIGKLIDDAMVALEAQNPTLNVDPAFLYWLFLYRDFDLYLVSSASGTKILHTVPSRIESFEFDLPPLAEQRAIARILGALDDKIELNRKTNATLEAMARALFKSWFVDFDPVRAKAGGRAPRGMDAETATLFPSEFVESELGRIPTGWRLVPVREVCAGVFDGPHATPPEAQSGTIFLGIRNFTPTALDLSEIRYISEDDYPAWTKRVVPASRTSSLLTRRRWASLP, from the coding sequence ATGGCGACGCGTGACACAGGCAACAAGAAGCGCGGGCGACCGCCGAGGCCTGCAGCAAGCGAGCCCGCGCCCGCCGCCAAGAAGGCGAGCGCGAAGAACGGCTCCACGTCCGATGCGGTGGTGGGCTTCGAAGAGAAGCTCTGGCAGATGGCGGACAAGCTCCGCAACAACATGGACGCGGCCGAGTACAAGCACGTCGTACTCGGGCTCCTCTTTCTCAAGTACATTTCGGACGCGTTCGAGGAGAAGCGCGCTGCGCTCACGGCCGACAAGAAGTCGGGCGCCGACCCGGAAGATCCCGACGAGTACCGTGCCGACAACATCTATTGGGTGCCAAAGGAGGCGCGCTGGACTCACCTTCAGGGCAACGCGAAGCAGGCCACGATCGGCAAGCTCATCGACGACGCGATGGTCGCCCTCGAGGCGCAGAACCCGACGCTCAACGTCGATCCGGCATTCTTGTACTGGCTCTTCCTCTATCGAGACTTCGACCTGTATCTCGTCTCGTCGGCCTCGGGAACGAAGATTCTTCACACGGTGCCGAGTCGGATCGAGTCGTTCGAGTTCGACCTACCACCCCTCGCCGAGCAGCGCGCGATCGCCCGCATCCTCGGTGCGCTTGACGACAAGATCGAGCTGAACCGCAAGACGAACGCGACGCTCGAGGCGATGGCGCGGGCGCTGTTCAAGTCGTGGTTCGTCGACTTCGACCCCGTGCGGGCCAAGGCCGGAGGTCGTGCCCCGCGCGGAATGGACGCCGAGACCGCAACGTTGTTCCCGAGCGAGTTCGTTGAGTCGGAGCTGGGGCGTATTCCGACGGGGTGGAGGCTCGTTCCTGTTCGCGAGGTCTGCGCAGGAGTGTTCGACGGACCCCACGCTACTCCTCCGGAAGCGCAAAGCGGCACCATTTTCCTCGGCATCAGAAACTTCACTCCGACAGCCTTGGACCTCTCCGAGATCCGGTACATCTCCGAGGACGATTACCCCGCGTGGACCAAGCGCGTCGTACCGGCATCCCGCACATCGTCTTTACTTACAAGGCGACGTTGGGCTTCTTTGCCATGA